The following proteins are encoded in a genomic region of Drosophila bipectinata strain 14024-0381.07 chromosome XL, DbipHiC1v2, whole genome shotgun sequence:
- the LOC108119491 gene encoding mitochondrial ornithine transporter 1: MSPTPAEAVVAIESIQLVLPQPPQPVKRNSEIKRNSESKRNSRQSRSKEYQNPEGSPESSAPESSDPDNYDYEGRNGGNGNGRNGNGKDNRAGGKSNGNGNGNGSGNGNGNGDDLMMPPPPPRIGSGRVGSSVLIMTPDEILEAYEKALQEGLEEEEGDGENGTPGAKRRRLSLWSTLLAVRDGLLYVVGGFLRFVLRFDMHGGTGNNINFVEGLVDFLAGSIGGAAQVYVSQPLDTVKVKLQTFPEVYRGMWDCFVKTYRKDGFFRGLYAGSVPAVFANVAENSVLFAAYGGCQKFVTFVVGKEKASELTVVQNACAGSLAACFSTLTLCPTELIKCKLQALREMKHFVEPAHPEDMRTPWSLTRYIWRTEGIRGFYRGLSSTFIREMPGYFFFFGSYEGTRELLRSNDQTKDEIGPVRTMIAGAIGGVCLWTSTFPADVIKSRIQVKNLNESMFAVGSDIVRREGVMALYRGLLPSVLRTIPATATLFVTYEYTKRAMLSTL; the protein is encoded by the exons ATGTCACCGACGCCGGCTGAGGCGGTGGTCGCCATAGAAAGTATACAGTTAGTGCTGCCCCAACCACCCCAACCAGTAAAGCGAAATAGCGAAATAAAGCGAAATAGCGAATCGAAGCGAAATAGCCGCCAATCAAGATCTAAGGAATATCAAAATCCAGAGGGTTCTCCCGAAAGTTCGGCTCCCGAAAGCTCTGATCCCGATAACTATGACTATGAAGGAAGAAATGGCGGTAACGGTAACGGCCGTAACGGTAACGGTAAGGACAATAGAGCGGGAGGCAAGTCTAACGGTAacggcaatggcaatggcagcggaaacggaaacggcaATGGCGACGATCTGATGatgccaccgccgccgccgcgcATCGGCAGCGGTCGCGTGGGGAGCAGCGTGCTCATAATGACACCGGACGAGATCCTCGAAGCCTACGAGAAGGCATTACAG GAGGggctggaggaggaggagggcgacGGAGAGAACGGCACGCCGGGAGCGAAGCGCCGTCGACTCAGTCTATGGTCGACGCTGTTGGCGGTGCGCGACGGGCTGCTGTACGTGGTCGGCGGTTTCTTGCGGTTCGTACTACGCTTCGACATGCACGGCGGAACCGGAAACAACATCAACTTCGTTGAGGGGCTGGTCGACTTCCTGGCGGGATCGATCGGTGGCGCCGCCCAGGTGTACGTGTCCCAGCCCCTCGACACCGTCAAGGTGAAGCTGCAAACATTCCCGGAGGTGTACAGGGGGATGTGGGACTGTTTCGTGAAAACCTATCGCAAGGATGGTTTCTTTCGGGGATTGTATGCCGGCTCGGTGCCCGCCGTCTTCGCCAATGTGGCCGAGAATTCCGTACTGTTTGCGGCATACGGCGGATGTCAGAAGTTCGTCACGTTTGTGGTCGGCAAGGAGAAGGCATCCGAGCTGACGGTCGTACAGAACGCCTGCGCCGGCTCCCTGGCCGCCTGCTTCTCCACCCTCACCCTGTGCCCCACGGAGCTGATCAAGTGCAAGCTGCAGGCCCTCCGGGAGATGAAGCACTTTGTGGAGCCGGCTCATCCGGAGGATATGCGCACCCCCTGGAGCCTGACACGCTACATCTGGCGCACCGAAG GAATCCGAGGCTTCTACAGGGGCTTGAGCTCAACGTTTATACGAGAGATGCCCGGTTACTTTTTCTTCTTTGGAAGCTACGAGGGCACTCGCGAGTTGCTGCGAAG CAATGACCAAACCAAGGACGAAATCGGACCAGTGCGAACAATGATCGCCGGCGCCATCGGCGGCGTCTGCTTGTGGACCTCCACGTTCCCCGCCGACGTCATCAAGAGCCGGATCCAGGTGAAGAACCTGAATGAGAGCATGTTCGCCGTGGGCTCGGACATTGTCCGGCGCGAGGGTGTCATGGCCCTCTACCGCGGCCTCCTGCCGTCCGTCCTGCGCACGATTCCGGCCACGGCCACCCTCTTTGTGACCTACGAGTACACCAAACGTGCCATGCTCTCCACGCTTTGA
- the LOC108134327 gene encoding uncharacterized protein isoform X1, whose protein sequence is MAEVLRDFQCKLCSKLLGSRAALQRHSKEVHSRNSTVVSCPRCQKLFQNRSNLKIHMLTHSGVRPFKCAEPECNAAFTTKQCLQFHYKKVHNYTQEQMPKIERSVAYTFDAYSGGMKVDFLGKQQAAATATAQPRPNAHAVVSSPLSSFTEQAPRRRRKSLEDQSSMLSGSLQSDAEFSDDNLFEAIKKSGKSIKDLCRNEPNLSLLSSKISSIFGDKVVPSSAAAAAAAAAAAASAAAVAGSGRKRKRKKDTSAAAAAAAAAAAAQQQQLQQQHQQQQHQQQQQQQHQLQQHQQQLQHQQQQQQQQHLHQQQLQPHQQQMQHHQQQQQQQQQHQQLLHESQQQQQQQYHPHHLHPHSLPHQQQQQQQQQQQLAEQQLHDPDDEEAEQVRLQEQVRRKQNAQLSLVESFLTTTAQRLSAQQQVQQVVAAAAAVSAMAGAGEDPAKLGHMMGHHMGVGLEEEDEEDEDDDDTGGGGGGGGGGHPSGSVSHQQSHHHPSHVHSHHSHVHSHGHSHAHSHPHHAHSHHGHAHSHPHSHAHPHQHASGGQGSGAQQDYRHAAAMNVALGQNLVVSKGSKKWIQEVQEASQDVGGGEAGGSGGNGPSSVGGVVSCGQLSSGSVPGAGDLGFAVPPVDEHSKLLGQNRDFLARLMSSASASHAHAHAHAHAHQQHQQQQQQQQQHQQQQHQHSAHSREEDENSSFLDVVESNNNAAAAAAAAAAAAAAAAAMSQYGGSAGGNGGGGGGGVSAGGSVSGGDNGGSGSGGQTPTGPATGGAVSVGGGGEEPHELQMNSLAHSQSFMSSFYNNASARGVGGVGVGVGVGGGSSSASMLVEAALNSVGNMIDSESNDLKVPTDNHINSDSPMSAHVDPESQRFGAGSAGGGAGGGGSGGGGGSSGGSSGGANGPGIGGAMDNLENELKMMKNLGSFPMQIPPLPMFQGACNISPSASTPTNPQSNQNQNDVDVDAGSTPRPQHPDSDGFSSSHHRTPPSPPPISPGRDYGGMFGGNGAGPGSNSTPAGSSSGGGGGGGGGGVSGGGANSMSASSPLPALQPQRRNASSVGSTYPEHELISPASSPSIPRYNFNGDMMRHKRAVQQEQEQQERQRQNISRHNQMSSDEENSIMPQNSAGQDMRMKFPQSQIDLMYSKYESMASNLKYNSQELDSPAEYRQSSGNGSSAAAAAAAAAAAANDLSDLQGLDMSSRSNAASSNYHHNFQLPSSRYHHHIYDILSDREQQSQQSAQAQQQAVAAAAAAGGSGGAGGPASVVVHQQEHGHGQHHAMQQHQQSAAAMHNMLSEQLGEQEHDQTTSVDLSRTANYVVSSPPQLPYNHPSHHDMLRMASLDLTPNTANMAAVGGGNRSFLSSQMQHQSRESLEHHRLLSTVEQHRILAASNAAADQHRLLVDPTAHLLMEQNNRLLGTADQSRLLGESAAAAAQNRHMARSFGAYHQVASSNYHPGVRPPPVLPSANHHASNPSNYHPFPAYY, encoded by the exons ATGGCTGAAGTTTTACGAGATTTTCAGTGTAAATTATGTTCAAAACTTCTAGGATCGCGAGCGGCACTTCAACGCCACTCAAAGGAGGTGCACAGTCGCAATTCGACGGTGGTGAGCTGTCCGCGTTGCCAGAAACTCTTCCAGAACCGCAGCAATCTCAAGATCCACATGCTGACCCACTCGGGCGTCAGACCATTCAA aTGCGCTGAACCGGAATGCAATGCGGCCTTCACCACCAAACAGTGCCTGCAATTTCACTACAAGAAGGTCCACAACTACACCCAGGAGCAGATGCCGAAGATCGAGAGGAGCGTGGCCTACACGTTCGATGCCTATTCCGGGGGCATGAAGGTCGACTTTCTGGGTAAGCAGCAAGCAGCAGCGACGGCGACGGCGCAGCCACGCCCTAATGCCCACGCCGTCGTCTCCTCTCCCCTCTCCTCGTTCACAGAGCAAGCACCGCGTCGCCGGCGCAAGAGCCTCGAGGACCAGAGCTCGATGCTGAGCGGATCGCTGCAGAGCGACGCCGAGTTCAGCGACGACAACCTGTTCGAGGCGATCAAGAAGAGCGGCAAGTCCATCAAGGACCTGTGCCGCAACGAGCCGAACCTCTCCCTGCTCAGCTCCAAGATATCCAGCATCTTTGGCGACAAAGTGGTGCCTTCATCGGCCgctgcagcggcggcggcagcagcagcagccgcctcTGCGGCAGCGGTTGCCGGTTCCGGGCGGAAGCGGAAGCGCAAGAAGGACACCAGtgctgcggcggcggcggcagcagcagcggcagcagcccagcaacagcagctgcagcaacagcaccagcagcagcaacaccagcagcaacaacagcagcaacaccagctgcaacagcaccagcaacagctacaacaccagcagcagcagcaacagcaacagcacctGCACCAGCAGCAACTTCAGCCGCACCAGCAGCAAATGcaacaccaccagcagcaacaacagcagcagcaacagcaccagcagctgctgcacgagtcccagcagcaacagcagcagcagtaccaCCCACATCACCTACATCCGCACAGCCTGccgcaccagcaacagcagcagcagcaacagcagcaacaactggCCGAGCAGCAGCTGCACGATCCCGACGACGAGGAGGCGGAGCAGGTCCGCCTGCAGGAGCAGGTGCGTCGCAAGCAGAACGCCCAGCTGAGCCTGGTGGAGTCCTTCCTCACCACCACCGCCCAGCGCCTGTCCGCCCAGCAGCAGGTGCAGCAAGTGGTGGCTGCTGCGGCGGCGGTCTCCGCCATGGCCGGGGCCGGCGAGGATCCCGCCAAGCTCGGGCACATGATGGGCCATCACATGGGCGTCGGGCTCGAGGAAGAGGACGaagaggacgaggacgacgacgacacTGGCGGTGGCGGAGGGGGTGGGGGCGGCGGCCATCCATCCGGCAGCGTTTCCCACCAGCAGTCCCACCACCATCCCTCCCATGTCCACTCCCATCACTCGCATGTCCATTCCCATGGCCACAGCCATGCCCACTCCCATCCCCATCATGCCCACTCCCATcatggccacgcccactcgcATCCGCACTCCCACGCGCATCCCCATCAGCACGCCAGCGGCGGGCAGGGGTCAGGAGCCCAGCAGGACTACCGCCATGCGGCGGCCATGAATGTGGCGCTCGGCCAGAATCTGGTGGTCAGCAAGGGCAGCAAAAAGTGGATCCAGGAAGTCCAGGAGGCCAGCCAAGATGTGGGCGGAGGTGAGGCGGGAGGCAGCGGCGGCAACGGACCCTCCTCGGTGGGCGGCGTGGTGTCCTGCGGCCAGCTATCGAGCGGATCTGTGCCCGGAGCCGGAGACCTTGGCTTCGCTGTGCCGCCCGTCGACGAGCACAGCAAGCTACTTGGTCAGAACCGCGACTTCCTCGCCCGACTGATGAGCAGCGCCAGTGCCAGCCACGCCCATGCGCACGCCCACGCCCATGCccaccagcagcaccagcagcaacagcagcagcagcagcaacaccagcagcaacagcaccagcacAGCGCCCACAGCCGGGAGGAGGACGAGAACAGTTCCTTCTTGGATGTGGTCGAGTCCAATAACAACGCCGCCGcagccgctgctgccgccgccgccgctgcagccgcagcagcagccatgTCCCAGTACGGCGGCAGCGCAGGTGGCAACGGCGGTGGAGGGGGCGGCGGAGTCAGTGCCGGCGGCAGTGTCAGTGGCGGCGATAACggtggcagcggcagcggcggccaGACGCCCACTGGTCCTGCCACAGGTGGCGCTGTCAGTGTCGGCGGTGGGGGCGAGGAGCCGCACGAGCTCCAGATGAACTCCCTGGCCCACTCCCAATCCTTCATGAGCTCATTCTACAACAATGCCAGCGCCCGGGGCGTGGGCGGTGTCGGCGTGGGCGTCGGCGTCGGCGGGGGATCCTCGTCCGCCAGCATGCTCGTGGAGGCGGCCTTGAACTCGGTGGGCAATATGATTGACAGCGAGAGCAACGACCTCAAG GTACCCACCGACAACCACATCAACAGCGACAGCCCGATGAGCGCCCACGTGGATCCCGAGTCCCAGCGATTTGGAGCCGGCAGTGCTGGTGGCGGAGCAGGTGGCGGCGGaagtggcggcggcggtggctcCTCGGGTGGCTCATCTGGCGGAGCCAATGGTCCCGGAATCGGCGGCGCCATGGATAATCTGGAGAACGAGCTGAAGATGATGAAGAATCTGGGCAGTTTCCCGATGCAGATCCCGCCGCTGCCCATGTTCCAGGGCGCCTGCAACATCTCGCCGAGCGCATCGACGCCGACCAATCCCCAGAGTAACCAGAACCAAAACGACGTGGACGTGGATGCGGGCAGCACACCCCGGCCCCAGCATCCGGACTCCGACGGCTTCTCCTCCTCGCATCACAGGACCCCGCCGTCCCCACCGCCCATATCGCCGGGCCGGGACTATGGCGGCATGTTTGGCGGCAATGGGGCGGGTCCGGGCTCTAACAGCACGCCGGCGGGTAGCTCCAGTGGCGGCGGtggaggcggcggcggtggtggcgtCTCCGGTGGAGGAGCCAACAGCATGTCTGCTTCGTCGCCGTTGCCGGCGTTGCAGCCGCAGCGCAGGAACGCCTCCAGCGTGGGCAGCACCTACCCAGAGCACGAGCTCATCTCGCCGGCGTCGTCGCCGAGCATTCCGCGGTACAACTTCAACGGCGACATGATGCGCCACAAGCGGGCCGTgcaacaggagcaggagcagcaggagcgcCAACGGCAGAACATCTCGCGGCACAATCAAATGTCCAGTGACGAGGAGAACAGCATCATGCCCCAGAACAG TGCTGGCCAGGACATGCGCATGAAGTTCCCACAGTCGCAGATCGATCTCATGTACTCCAAGTACGAGAGCATGGCCAGCAATCTGAAGTACAACAGCCAGGAGCTGGACTCCCCGGCCGAGTACCGCCAGTCGAGCGGCAACGGATCGAGTGctgcggcagcggcggcagcagcagcagcggccgcCAACGACCTCTCCGACCTGCAGGGCCTGGACATGAGCTCCCGCTCGAACGCGGCCAGCAGTAACTACCATCACAACTTCCAGCTGCCGAGCAGTCGGTATCATCACCACATCTACGACATCCTGTCGGATCGCGAGCAGCAGAGCCAGCAGTCGGCGCAGGCGCAGCAGCAGGCGgtggcagcagcggcggcggcgggcGGCTCTGGGGGCGCGGGTGGCCCAGCATCGGTGGTGGTGCACCAGCAGGAACACGGCCACGGGCAGCACCACGCCatgcagcagcaccagcagtcGGCGGCCGCCATGCACAACATGCTGAGCGAGCAGCTCGGCGAGCAGGAGCACGACCAGACCACCAGTGTGGACCTCAGCCGGACGGCCAACTACGTGGTCTCCTCGCCGCCTCAGCTTCCGTACAACCATCCCTCGCACCACGACATGCTGCGGATGGCGTCCCTGGATCTCACGCCCAACACTGCCAACATGGCGGCCGTGGGCGGCGGAAACCGCTCCTTCCTCTCCTCCCAGATGCAGCATCAGAGTCGGGAAAGCCTCGAACATCACCGGCTGCTCTCCACGGTCGAGCAGCACCGCATCCTAGCCGCCTCCAATGCCGCCGCCGATCAGCATCGCCTCCTCGTCGATCCCACCGCCCATCTCCTGATGGAGCAGAATAATCGACTCCTCGGCACCGCGGATCAGTCCCGCCTCCTCGGGGAATCAGCGGCCGCGGCCGCCCAAAATCGTCACATGGCAAGGAGCTTCGGGGCATACCACCAGGTGGCATCCAGTAATTATCATCCGGGGGTTCGGCCTCCTCCAGTGCTGCCCTCCGCCAATCACCACGCCTCCAATCCGTCGAACTATCATCCATTCCCCGCCTACTATTAA
- the LOC108119490 gene encoding FAST kinase domain-containing protein 5, mitochondrial yields MWSRSQGLWRRLGHQATRLLGRQLGTTAVVPARIFADRENQFAHNILTESLKPYQILRPLQEDRQRPPTDGFLQSPSSDASPDELFENFLGLVQYCAGQDLQISDARFDGFVRCYCEQLHRLTDDQLLGSLRALCELPVPESTKTRNYMELWNTLDIECCRRIERWNSARLLLVSDAWYRLGLVRIGEYVWLALKKLGRRLRKLPPEQLVQAMFLCNLLRRPVFEMFDFELNLARCVDQMTLAELGVMAMGFFKTQTPIRNPELLSQIYERLGQELDTVEDIPLVALLKVLRYSSKLPQVEPLKKLLAALEPRVEHVSLLACLHIALLGCELQTCNDALVERILLRFERECESARLKDLERICLVMALFNLKTESGVERRLAERFPDLLRQRLDEIVRYPRCFTNCLQFLSMRGVYDAELLGVALERRFLHHAYKNGLPGREYFHLDGFARLLGPGEYQGALLTDRQLQQMGRLYTQYIPKSDGRFKLNVTDRILLEIKEATSQIHRPLTFKHVLPHYDRCDLVLCYDRRQGRALPVAVSPATEDYSGVILTRQHLLGEGRAADDQLATVVIVIAGWNNVIRDKDRFTGQMDMKVKQLRQLGHDPVVIYWHEWRELETAADRQDFLKRRLSQVARI; encoded by the exons ATGTGGAGTAGGTCACAGGGCCTCTGGAGGAGATTGGGCCACCAGGCAACCCGGTTACTGGGCCGCCAGCTGGGTACTACGGCAGTGGTGCCGGCCCGCATCTTTGCCGATCGAGAGAATCAGTTTGCCCACAACATTCTGACGGAATCGCTGAAGCCCTACCAGATTCTGAGGCCACTGCAAGAGGACAGACAGCGTCCGCCAACCGATGGCTTCCTTCAAAGTCCCAGCAGCGATGCCAGTCCCGACGAACTCTTCGAAAACTTCCTGGGCCTGGTCCAGTACTGTGCCGGGCAGGATCTGCAGATAAGTGATGCCCGCTTCGATGGATTCGTTCGCTGCTACTGCGAGCAGCTGCATCGCCTGACCGACGACCAACTGCTGGGATCCCTGCGCGCCCTGTGCGAGCTGCCGGTTCCGGAATCGACCAAAACCCGCAACTACATGGAGCTGTGGAACACCCTGGACATCGAGTGCTGTCGCCGCATCGAACGGTGGAACAGCGCTCGGCTGCTGCTGGTGAGCGATGCCTGGTATCGGCTCGGGCTGGTCCGGATCGGCGAGTACGTGTGGCTGGCCCTCAAGAAGCTGGGACGCCGCCTGCGAAAGCTGCCCCCCGAGCAACTGGTGCAGGCCATGTTCCTCTGCAACCTGCTGCGCCGTCCCGTCTTCGAGATGTTCGACTTTGAGCTGAATCTGGCGCGCTGCGTGGACCAGATGACGCTGGCCGAGCTGGGCGTGATGGCGATGGGCTTCTTCAAGACCCAGACGCCCATCCGGAATCCGGAGCTCCTCTCCCAGATATACGAGCGCCTCGGCCAAGAACTGGACACCGTCGAGGACATACCCCTGGTGGCCCTGCTGAAGGTTTTGCGGTACAGCAGCAAGCTGCCCCAGGTGGAGCCGCTGAAGAAGCTCCTCGCCGCCCTGGAGCCGCGCGTGGAGCACGTCTCGCTGCTGGCCTGCCTGCACATCGCCCTCCTGGGCTGCGAGCTGCAGACCTGCAACGATGCGCTGGTGGAGCGCATCCTGCTGCGCTTCGAGCGCGAGTGCGAGTCGGCCCGGCTCAAGGATCTGGAGCGTATCTGCCTGGTGATGGCGCTGTTCAACCTGAAAACGGAGTCGGGCGTGGAGCGCCGGCTGGCGGAACGATTCCCGGACCTTCTGCGGCAGCGTCTGGACGAGATTGTGCGGTATCCCCGTTGCTTCACCAACTGCCTCCAGTTCCTCAGCATGCGCGGCGTCTACGATGCGGAGCTGCTGGGCGTGGCTCTGGAGCGGCGCTTCCTGCACCACGCCTACAAGAACGGCCTGCCCGGCAGGGAGTACTTCCACCTGGACGGCTTTGCCAGACTCCTGGGCCCTGGGGAGTACCAGGGCGCCCTGCTCACCGACCGCCAGTTGCAGCAAATGGGCCGCCTGTACACGCAGTACATCCCGAAGAGCGACGGACGCTTCAAGCTGAACGTCACGGACCGCATTCTGTTGGAGATCAAGGAGGCGACCTCACAGATCCATCGGCCCCTCACCTTCAAGCACGTCCTGCCGCACTATGACCGCTGTGATTTGGTTCTCTGCTACGACCGTCGTCAAGGCAGAGCCCTGCCCGTGGCGGTGAGTCCAGCCACGGAGGACTACAGTGGCGTTATCCTCACCAGGCAGCACCTGCTGGGCGAGGGCAGGGCTGCAGATGACCAGTTGGCCACGGTGGTGATTGTAATAGCCGGCTGGAACAACGTTATTCGCGACAAGGATCGCTTCACAGGACAAATGGACATGAAGGTGAAGCAGTTGAGGCAACTGGGCCATGATCCTGTGGTG ATCTATTGGCATGAGTGGCGGGAACTGGAAACGGCAGCAGACCGTCAGGACTTCCTCAAGCGTCGCCTCAGCCAGGTGGCCAGGATATGA